One region of Culex pipiens pallens isolate TS chromosome 2, TS_CPP_V2, whole genome shotgun sequence genomic DNA includes:
- the LOC120413865 gene encoding sodium-coupled monocarboxylate transporter 1 isoform X2, which produces MTTTLADSLRELYKFSAVDYGVFASMLILSAACGIYFGFFKRTTPQTPESSDDECGPPVGTPPGVSRSKRRVTSYGSTSMDEYLLGSRKLKAFPVAMSLVAGYISGVTILGTPSEIYNFGTQYWLIIVPIVLMGVAVCSIYLPVFCSLKLNSSYEYLELRFNSSVRSIASVMFVLDELFFLPMIIYVPALAFNQVTGFNLYIIGAIVCVVCIFYTLLGGIKAVVFTDAWQVVVMFISVVIVVILGTIAIGGPEIIWDRSEVGGRLEFFNLDPSMYERQTMWSVLIGGFFYWTSFNSVNQTMVQRYMSLPNLKKAKLSIAMFTVGMGVFVSVCCYAGLLIYAHYYRCDPMSVGLVKTDDQLFPHYVMEIVGHLQGIPGLFIAGVFGAALSSLSVVLNSTSAVLLEDILKGMFRVNPSPRVANIFVRSSVVVLGLAAMGCLFIIEKLGGILSVATSLSAIAAGTTCGIFTLGMLVPWSNSKGALFGGVSGALMSGWVSLGAQFASANGQIMPHKLPISVDGCAADLVSNSTIVNPIYPDGTGIFPLYRLSYHWITPIGVVTVMIVGTIVSFLTEPRNLKDIDPELISPVIHRFLPQESFGNYGSASKDVPLHFTEEMRPAAYGTERSSTKSKRSH; this is translated from the exons ATGACGACGACGCTGGCGGACAGTTTGCGCGAGTTGTACAAGTTCAGCGCGGTGGACTATGGCGTGTTTGCGTCCATGTTGATCCTGTCGGCGGCCTGCGGCATCTACTTTGGCTTCTTCAAGCGAACCACTCCCCAGACGCCGGAAAGCAGCGACGATGAGTGCGGTCCACCCGTAGGAACTCCTCCCGGCGTTAGCCGGTCCAAGCGGAGGGTCACCTCGTACGGATCGACCTCGATGGACGAGTATCTGCTGGGATCGCGCAAGTTGAAGGCCTTCCCGGTGGCGATGAGTCTGGTCGCTGGGTACATCTCCGGGGTGACGATCCTGGGGACTCCGTccgagatctacaactttggCACCCAGTACTGGCTGATTATCGTGCCGATCGTGCTGATGGGCGTGGCCGTCTGTTCGATCTACCTGCCGGTGTTTTGCTCGCTCAAGCTGAACTCGTCGTACGAGTACCTGGAGTTGCGGTTCAACTCGTCGGTGCGATCGATAGCTTCCGTCATGTTTGTGCTGGACGAG CTGTTCTTTCTACCGATGATCATCTACGTGCCGGCGTTGGCGTTCAATCAAG TGACCGGGTTCAACCTGTACATCATTGGGGCGATCGTTTGCGTGGTGTGCATCTTTTATACGCTGCTG GGTGGCATCAAGGCGGTCGTCTTCACCGACGCTTGGCAGGTCGTGGTCATGTTCATCTCGGTCGTGATCGTGGTGATTCTGGGCACGATCGCGATCGGCGGTCCGGAGATCATCTGGGATCGGTCGGAGGTCGGCGGTCGGCTGGAGTTCTTCAA TTTGGACCCATCTATGTACGAACGCCAGACCATGTGGAGTGTGTTAATCGGAGGGTTCTTCTACTGGACATCGTTCAACTCCGTGAACCAGACCATGGTTCAGCGGTACATGTCGCTGCCAAACTTGAAGAAGGCGAAGCT ATCGATTGCGATGTTCACCGTCGGAATGGGGGTCTTCGTATCGGTCTGTTGCTACGCAGGTCTACTTATCTACGCCCATTACTACCGGTGTGATCCGATGTCCGTGGGGTTGGTCAAGACGGACGATCAGTTGTTTCCACACTACGTCATGGAGATTGTGGGACATCTGCAGGGAATTCCCGGACTGTTTATCGCTGGGGTGTTTGGAGCCGCGTTGAGTTCGTTGTCCGTGGTGTTGAACTCGACTTCAGCGGTACTGCTGGAAGACATCCTTAAAGGTATGTTCCGCGTCAATCCGAGCCCTCGAGTGGCCAACATCTTCGTCCGAAGCAGCGTGGTCGTGTTGGGACTGGCCGCCATGGGTTGCCTGTTTATCATCGAGAAGTTGGGAGGAATTCTGAGTGTGGCCACTTCGCTGTCCGCGATCGCAGCCGGTACTACGTGCGGGATCTTCACCCTGGGAATGCTGGTTCCGTGGAGTAACTCCAAGGGAGCCCTCTTCGGAGGAGTGTCTGGCGCGCTAATGTCCGGCTGGGTCTCGCTGGGCGCTCAGTTCGCCAGTGCCAACGGGCAGATCATGCCCCACAAACTTCCCATTTCGGTTGACGGTTGCGCGGCCGATTTGGTCTCCAACAGCACGATCGTGAACCCGATCTATCCGGACGGGACCGGGATTTTCCCGCTGTACCGACTATCCTACCACTGGATCACTCCGATCGGGGTCGTTACGGTGATGATTGTGGGCACGATCGTGTCGTTCCTGACGGAGCCCAGGAACCTCAAGGACATCGACCCGGAACTGATCTCGCCGGTCATTCACCGATTCCTGCCGCAGGAGTCGTTCGGCAACTACGGGTCCGCCAGCAAGGACGTTCCGCTGCACTTTACGGAAGAGATGCGACCCGCCGCGTACGGAACGGAACGATCG agcaCCAAATCGAAGCGATCGCACTGA
- the LOC120413865 gene encoding sodium-coupled monocarboxylate transporter 1 isoform X1, with protein sequence MQFSCDRSTVRTCFLSASSDFGVLSVHNTGWRAATIAMTTTLADSLRELYKFSAVDYGVFASMLILSAACGIYFGFFKRTTPQTPESSDDECGPPVGTPPGVSRSKRRVTSYGSTSMDEYLLGSRKLKAFPVAMSLVAGYISGVTILGTPSEIYNFGTQYWLIIVPIVLMGVAVCSIYLPVFCSLKLNSSYEYLELRFNSSVRSIASVMFVLDELFFLPMIIYVPALAFNQVTGFNLYIIGAIVCVVCIFYTLLGGIKAVVFTDAWQVVVMFISVVIVVILGTIAIGGPEIIWDRSEVGGRLEFFNLDPSMYERQTMWSVLIGGFFYWTSFNSVNQTMVQRYMSLPNLKKAKLSIAMFTVGMGVFVSVCCYAGLLIYAHYYRCDPMSVGLVKTDDQLFPHYVMEIVGHLQGIPGLFIAGVFGAALSSLSVVLNSTSAVLLEDILKGMFRVNPSPRVANIFVRSSVVVLGLAAMGCLFIIEKLGGILSVATSLSAIAAGTTCGIFTLGMLVPWSNSKGALFGGVSGALMSGWVSLGAQFASANGQIMPHKLPISVDGCAADLVSNSTIVNPIYPDGTGIFPLYRLSYHWITPIGVVTVMIVGTIVSFLTEPRNLKDIDPELISPVIHRFLPQESFGNYGSASKDVPLHFTEEMRPAAYGTERSSTKSKRSH encoded by the exons ATGACGACGACGCTGGCGGACAGTTTGCGCGAGTTGTACAAGTTCAGCGCGGTGGACTATGGCGTGTTTGCGTCCATGTTGATCCTGTCGGCGGCCTGCGGCATCTACTTTGGCTTCTTCAAGCGAACCACTCCCCAGACGCCGGAAAGCAGCGACGATGAGTGCGGTCCACCCGTAGGAACTCCTCCCGGCGTTAGCCGGTCCAAGCGGAGGGTCACCTCGTACGGATCGACCTCGATGGACGAGTATCTGCTGGGATCGCGCAAGTTGAAGGCCTTCCCGGTGGCGATGAGTCTGGTCGCTGGGTACATCTCCGGGGTGACGATCCTGGGGACTCCGTccgagatctacaactttggCACCCAGTACTGGCTGATTATCGTGCCGATCGTGCTGATGGGCGTGGCCGTCTGTTCGATCTACCTGCCGGTGTTTTGCTCGCTCAAGCTGAACTCGTCGTACGAGTACCTGGAGTTGCGGTTCAACTCGTCGGTGCGATCGATAGCTTCCGTCATGTTTGTGCTGGACGAG CTGTTCTTTCTACCGATGATCATCTACGTGCCGGCGTTGGCGTTCAATCAAG TGACCGGGTTCAACCTGTACATCATTGGGGCGATCGTTTGCGTGGTGTGCATCTTTTATACGCTGCTG GGTGGCATCAAGGCGGTCGTCTTCACCGACGCTTGGCAGGTCGTGGTCATGTTCATCTCGGTCGTGATCGTGGTGATTCTGGGCACGATCGCGATCGGCGGTCCGGAGATCATCTGGGATCGGTCGGAGGTCGGCGGTCGGCTGGAGTTCTTCAA TTTGGACCCATCTATGTACGAACGCCAGACCATGTGGAGTGTGTTAATCGGAGGGTTCTTCTACTGGACATCGTTCAACTCCGTGAACCAGACCATGGTTCAGCGGTACATGTCGCTGCCAAACTTGAAGAAGGCGAAGCT ATCGATTGCGATGTTCACCGTCGGAATGGGGGTCTTCGTATCGGTCTGTTGCTACGCAGGTCTACTTATCTACGCCCATTACTACCGGTGTGATCCGATGTCCGTGGGGTTGGTCAAGACGGACGATCAGTTGTTTCCACACTACGTCATGGAGATTGTGGGACATCTGCAGGGAATTCCCGGACTGTTTATCGCTGGGGTGTTTGGAGCCGCGTTGAGTTCGTTGTCCGTGGTGTTGAACTCGACTTCAGCGGTACTGCTGGAAGACATCCTTAAAGGTATGTTCCGCGTCAATCCGAGCCCTCGAGTGGCCAACATCTTCGTCCGAAGCAGCGTGGTCGTGTTGGGACTGGCCGCCATGGGTTGCCTGTTTATCATCGAGAAGTTGGGAGGAATTCTGAGTGTGGCCACTTCGCTGTCCGCGATCGCAGCCGGTACTACGTGCGGGATCTTCACCCTGGGAATGCTGGTTCCGTGGAGTAACTCCAAGGGAGCCCTCTTCGGAGGAGTGTCTGGCGCGCTAATGTCCGGCTGGGTCTCGCTGGGCGCTCAGTTCGCCAGTGCCAACGGGCAGATCATGCCCCACAAACTTCCCATTTCGGTTGACGGTTGCGCGGCCGATTTGGTCTCCAACAGCACGATCGTGAACCCGATCTATCCGGACGGGACCGGGATTTTCCCGCTGTACCGACTATCCTACCACTGGATCACTCCGATCGGGGTCGTTACGGTGATGATTGTGGGCACGATCGTGTCGTTCCTGACGGAGCCCAGGAACCTCAAGGACATCGACCCGGAACTGATCTCGCCGGTCATTCACCGATTCCTGCCGCAGGAGTCGTTCGGCAACTACGGGTCCGCCAGCAAGGACGTTCCGCTGCACTTTACGGAAGAGATGCGACCCGCCGCGTACGGAACGGAACGATCG agcaCCAAATCGAAGCGATCGCACTGA